The Bdellovibrionota bacterium region AATTCATGAGAAAGCGGAAGCAGAACTGGCGAAATTTGTAGGGAGAGAAACCGCACTGCTGTTCTCCTCCGGATATCAGGCCAATGTCGGTCTGCTCTCGGCTCTTCTTGGGCCGGACGACGTTGTTTTTTCGGATGAGCTAAATCACGCTTCGATCATCGATGGAATTCGGCTGAGTCGAGCGGCAAAGGTGGTTTATCCACATCGCAATGTTTATCACCTGACTAAATCGCTTGAAGAACAGGCTGATTGCAAAGGTCTCAAGGTCATCGTCACCGAATCGCTCTTCAGTATGGAAGGCGATATTGCACCTCTGACTGAACTGGCGGAGACAGCGAAAAATTACGATTCACTTTTGATCGTCGATGAAGCCCACGCGACGGCCATATTCGGGTCAATGGATGGAAAACGTGGAGGTGGGCTGTGTGAGGCCTTGGGAGTTACGAAGGACGTTTTTGCATCGATCCATACCGGAGGAAAGGCACTAGGAGTGGCAGGCGGATGGGTTGCCGGAGATCAACGCTTAAAAGACTACATCGTGAATTTTGGACGATCGTTCATTTTTTCCACTGCCCCGATGCCCGCGCTACCACTCGCACTCTTGTTAAGCCTTCAATATTGGAACGAAGTGGGCCCCAAACGAGCAACACACCTTCGGACAACCTGCCTGCAATTCAAGGAGATGCTCAAAGAGTTGGCCAAAAGAACCGGTATAGAAACTTGTGGCGCTGAAGGTCCGATTTTTCCCGTCATTCTGGGCAGCAACGAACGGGCACTTTCTGTGGCGAATCACTTGCAAAAGGCTGGATTTGACGTCCGGGCGATCCGTCCACCGACCGTGCCAGCCGGAAGAGCTCGAATTCGCATAACACTTCCTTGGGCCGTTGGTGACGATAAACTTCAAGCGCTTAGGAACTCACTCGCGTCGGCATTGGAGCTCTCTTCGTGAAGCAAGGTCTCTTCATTACTGGGACCGGGACAGGCGTTGGAAAAACCATCATCAGCGCTCTTTTGATTTCCGCTCTAAAGCAAGCGGGTAGGCGCGCTCGATATTTCAAGCCGGTGCAGACAGGGTCTGATGACGACACAGCTAAAGTGGTGGATCTCAGTAAGATTTCCGCGGATGAAGTTCGGGAGCCTCTTTACAAATTTGTACTTCCGGCTGCTCCATTGCGGGCAGCAGAAAACGAAGGGAAGAAAATTCATCTGGATGCCATCGCTCAATGTTGGCAATCCCTGCCTCACGGTGACTGGATCATCGAAGGGGTTGGAGGAATTCTCGTGCCCATCACGCGCCGTGAAACCGTCTGCGAACTGATCGAAGTCCTACAGGTACCAATCATCGTGGTTGCGACCACCCAGTTGGGAACGATCAATCACACGCTGCTCACACTTGAAACGGCTAAGTCTCGACATATTCCAGTTCGAGGCATTGTCCTTTTGGGCAGGAAGGATCCCGGACTTCGGGAGACGATTGAGCAGTTTACGACGGTTCCGGTGGTCGCTGAAGTTCCCTGGCTGGATTCGATCACAACTTCTTCGATCGAGGAAAACTCGCGGCGCTGTTTTCCTTCTTCCTTGCTTGATCAACTCTTCTTCGAGGCTTCTCAATGACGACGGAGCTTCGAGATCGTCAGTATCTTTGGCACCCATACTCACAACACGGTTGGCAGACGCCAACGCTCAAGGTTTCCTCCGCGTCCGGTGCGTACCTTACGCTCGAAGATGGCCGCAAGATTTTGGATGCGGTCTCGTCTTGGTGGGTCACTTTGCA contains the following coding sequences:
- a CDS encoding 8-amino-7-oxononanoate synthase, whose product is MFPSLLDKRLRTLEEQTQFRTLSHRKGVDFASNDYLGFAQDPELVRRFASATGDFYLGSSGSRLLRGNLEIHEKAEAELAKFVGRETALLFSSGYQANVGLLSALLGPDDVVFSDELNHASIIDGIRLSRAAKVVYPHRNVYHLTKSLEEQADCKGLKVIVTESLFSMEGDIAPLTELAETAKNYDSLLIVDEAHATAIFGSMDGKRGGGLCEALGVTKDVFASIHTGGKALGVAGGWVAGDQRLKDYIVNFGRSFIFSTAPMPALPLALLLSLQYWNEVGPKRATHLRTTCLQFKEMLKELAKRTGIETCGAEGPIFPVILGSNERALSVANHLQKAGFDVRAIRPPTVPAGRARIRITLPWAVGDDKLQALRNSLASALELSS
- the bioD gene encoding dethiobiotin synthase, which produces MKQGLFITGTGTGVGKTIISALLISALKQAGRRARYFKPVQTGSDDDTAKVVDLSKISADEVREPLYKFVLPAAPLRAAENEGKKIHLDAIAQCWQSLPHGDWIIEGVGGILVPITRRETVCELIEVLQVPIIVVATTQLGTINHTLLTLETAKSRHIPVRGIVLLGRKDPGLRETIEQFTTVPVVAEVPWLDSITTSSIEENSRRCFPSSLLDQLFFEASQ